The proteins below are encoded in one region of bacterium:
- a CDS encoding DUF1800 family protein encodes MRGHGLGSLPLAVVASVVLAGPAAAATLRIVPSAGSLVAGTSRRFTASLNNVPTARVTWAVNGIAGGSPTVGTIDRNGLYTAPAPPPDGFVVTIGATTSSDPVVTASIALTVRHPTPLLSGITPSAPPLGPFALEVRGSGFAPGATVLWNGTALATSFASSTLLRATGSADTAGSARIAVANPGPGALSATRYVSVRPAPTRTATLRPTATAPPATSTRTPTQRPTETRTPTPLPSPPATATRPPTAVPTATATAMPSSTTTAPPSSTMRPTETRTMAPTMTATMLVATATATPTPRGSETRTPTGTGQPTRTATAARTPTGGTAAPSLSVSVAPASVTVLAGATQQFQATVSGSANQAVTWSVSAIGGGEAAVGTIDASGLYTAPTTVPAGGSVTVRAASAANPAAVGSATVLVRDPLAITYGRLLDQTSFGPTQASMARLAQIGIPAYLSEQFAMAESPWPSVSTTDRSLVVDAFFNNALKGQDQLRQRVIFALSEIIVEASNKNTNNEDIIPWLQLLSRNAFGNYRTLLREITLDASMGKFLDLANSGFFGGAPNENFPREVMQLFSIGLYRLNQDGSLQRDGQGLPLATYTQADVQQLAKALTGWTYGNASGTPPAYANSNYYPGPMLPVEKYHDKSAKTLLGQALPANQTATQDLDAAIDVIVQHPNVGPFVATRLIRALVTSNPSPAYISRVAAAFNGPPRGDMQATLRAVLLDAEARDDTPPATFGRLRTPMQHTIALARALNLDLGQPSQFAYLFYDMNEGLLDAPSVFGHYSPTYRLPVSGLFGPEFQIYSASGAVNRGNLFYLFLYSPWPINPALQPLVAVAGNTTALVDAVDQTLLYGRMLPATRAALLTALPQMPDNNARVLTAVYLTAMAGESLVQR; translated from the coding sequence ATGCGAGGACATGGGTTGGGATCGCTGCCGCTCGCCGTCGTCGCATCGGTCGTGCTCGCCGGACCCGCGGCGGCGGCAACGCTGCGCATCGTGCCGAGCGCGGGGAGCCTCGTCGCCGGCACCTCGCGGCGCTTCACCGCGTCGCTGAACAACGTCCCGACCGCGCGCGTGACGTGGGCCGTGAACGGCATCGCCGGCGGCAGTCCGACCGTCGGCACCATCGATCGCAACGGACTCTACACCGCGCCGGCGCCGCCGCCCGACGGGTTCGTCGTGACGATCGGCGCGACCACGTCGAGCGACCCGGTCGTCACGGCGAGCATTGCCCTCACCGTGCGCCATCCGACGCCGCTGCTCTCCGGCATCACCCCGAGCGCGCCGCCGCTCGGCCCGTTCGCGCTCGAGGTCCGGGGCAGCGGCTTCGCTCCCGGGGCGACCGTGCTGTGGAATGGCACCGCGCTGGCGACCAGCTTCGCCTCCTCGACGCTCCTGCGCGCCACCGGCAGCGCCGACACCGCGGGGTCGGCGCGCATCGCCGTCGCCAATCCGGGACCCGGCGCCCTCTCCGCGACGCGCTATGTCAGCGTCAGACCCGCACCGACCCGCACCGCGACGCTCCGCCCCACCGCGACCGCGCCGCCGGCGACGTCGACCCGCACCCCCACCCAGCGGCCCACCGAGACTCGCACCCCGACCCCGCTGCCGAGCCCGCCCGCCACCGCCACCCGGCCGCCGACCGCCGTGCCGACCGCGACGGCGACGGCGATGCCGTCGTCGACCACGACCGCGCCGCCGAGCTCGACGATGCGGCCGACCGAGACCCGCACCATGGCGCCGACGATGACGGCGACCATGCTGGTCGCGACGGCAACGGCGACGCCGACGCCGCGCGGCAGCGAGACGCGCACGCCGACCGGCACCGGCCAGCCGACCCGCACCGCCACCGCGGCGCGCACGCCGACCGGCGGCACCGCGGCGCCCAGTCTGTCGGTGAGCGTCGCGCCGGCCAGCGTGACGGTGCTCGCCGGCGCGACGCAGCAGTTCCAGGCAACGGTCAGCGGCAGCGCCAATCAGGCGGTGACCTGGTCGGTGAGCGCCATCGGCGGCGGCGAGGCGGCGGTCGGCACGATCGACGCCAGCGGCCTCTACACCGCCCCCACGACGGTTCCCGCCGGCGGCTCGGTCACCGTGCGCGCCGCCAGCGCCGCCAACCCGGCCGCCGTCGGCAGCGCGACGGTGCTGGTGCGGGATCCGCTCGCCATCACCTACGGGCGTCTGCTCGATCAGACGAGCTTCGGACCCACCCAGGCGTCGATGGCGCGCCTGGCGCAGATCGGCATTCCCGCCTACCTGAGCGAACAGTTCGCCATGGCGGAGTCGCCGTGGCCGTCGGTCAGCACCACCGACCGCAGCCTGGTCGTCGACGCCTTCTTCAACAACGCGCTGAAAGGCCAGGACCAGCTCCGCCAGCGCGTCATCTTCGCCCTCAGCGAGATCATCGTCGAGGCGAGCAACAAGAACACCAACAACGAGGACATCATCCCCTGGCTGCAGCTCCTCAGCCGCAACGCCTTCGGCAACTACCGCACGCTGCTGCGCGAAATCACCCTCGACGCCTCGATGGGCAAGTTCCTCGACCTCGCCAACAGCGGCTTCTTCGGCGGCGCGCCGAACGAGAACTTCCCGCGCGAGGTCATGCAACTGTTCTCGATCGGTCTCTACCGGCTGAACCAGGACGGCTCGCTGCAGCGCGACGGCCAGGGTCTGCCGCTGGCGACCTATACCCAGGCCGATGTGCAGCAACTGGCCAAGGCGCTCACCGGCTGGACCTACGGCAACGCCAGCGGCACGCCGCCGGCCTACGCCAACTCCAACTACTACCCGGGGCCGATGCTGCCGGTGGAGAAGTACCACGACAAGTCGGCCAAGACGCTCCTCGGCCAGGCGCTGCCGGCCAACCAGACGGCGACCCAGGATCTCGATGCCGCGATCGACGTCATCGTCCAGCATCCGAACGTCGGCCCGTTCGTCGCCACCCGCCTGATCCGCGCCCTGGTGACCAGCAACCCGAGCCCGGCATACATCAGCCGCGTCGCCGCCGCGTTCAACGGGCCGCCGCGCGGCGACATGCAGGCGACCCTGCGCGCCGTGCTCCTCGATGCGGAGGCGCGCGACGACACCCCGCCGGCGACCTTCGGCCGCCTGCGCACGCCGATGCAGCACACCATCGCGCTGGCCCGGGCCCTGAACCTCGACCTCGGGCAGCCGTCGCAGTTCGCCTACCTGTTCTACGACATGAACGAGGGCCTGCTCGATGCGCCGTCGGTGTTCGGCCACTACTCGCCGACGTACCGGCTGCCGGTCAGCGGCCTGTTCGGCCCCGAATTCCAGATCTACTCGGCGAGCGGCGCGGTGAACCGCGGCAACCTCTTCTACCTGTTCCTCTACAGCCCGTGGCCGATCAATCCGGCGCTCCAGCCCCTGGTCGCCGTCGCCGGCAATACGACCGCGTTGGTCGATGCCGTCGACCAGACCCTGCTCTACGGTCGCATGCTGCCGGCGACGCGGGCCGCGCTGCTCACCGCCCTGCCGCAGATGCCCGACAACAACGCCCGCGTGCTCACCGCGGTCTACCTGACCGCCATGGCCGGCGAATCCCTGGTGCAGCGATGA
- a CDS encoding DUF1501 domain-containing protein — translation MTTTGTISRRRFLHLGASLGVLLGLGRFDWAQAAAAGDYKALVCLFLFGGNDGHNLVVPLQSQQYAAYVAARGALALPQSQLLPIADPTQGPFALHYAMPELQALYTQGRAAILANVGMLVQPTTYTQANGANAPLPLNLRSHSDQVVQMQTGVPNASGSSGWGGRTLDALTYNHGYNATTSFPVAISMQRPALFCDGAIVQDVSLWPGNALDQNGLNLYPPSAAAARAAAQMQIVSTSSGNDLIDAANKVMADARALNPLLRAAQAGVTFQQPFPSTDLGEQLQEIARIISLNAQLAVGRQVFFCSLGGFDTHSGQGYQQWDLLRQVSQALDAFHAATVQLGVADRVTAFTLSDFGRTLQPSGSGTDHGWGNHHLIVGGAVRGGRLYGRYPLMTNYASFNASADDYADGRGAMLPGVSLSQYGATLARWFGASDADLDAIFPTLANFSNRDLGFMS, via the coding sequence ATGACGACCACCGGCACGATCTCGCGCCGCCGCTTCCTCCACCTCGGCGCCAGCCTCGGCGTACTGCTCGGGCTCGGCCGCTTCGACTGGGCGCAGGCGGCCGCCGCCGGCGACTACAAAGCATTGGTCTGCCTCTTCCTCTTCGGCGGCAACGACGGCCACAACCTGGTGGTGCCGCTGCAGTCGCAGCAATACGCCGCCTACGTCGCGGCGCGCGGCGCGTTGGCGTTGCCGCAGAGCCAGCTCCTGCCGATCGCCGACCCCACCCAGGGCCCGTTCGCCCTCCACTACGCGATGCCGGAGCTGCAGGCCCTGTACACGCAGGGACGAGCGGCGATCCTCGCCAACGTCGGCATGCTCGTCCAGCCGACAACCTACACCCAGGCCAACGGCGCCAACGCCCCGCTGCCCCTCAACCTGCGTTCGCACTCCGACCAGGTGGTGCAGATGCAGACCGGGGTGCCGAACGCGAGCGGCAGCAGCGGCTGGGGCGGCCGCACGCTCGACGCGCTGACCTACAACCACGGCTACAACGCCACCACCTCGTTCCCGGTCGCCATCTCGATGCAGCGACCGGCGCTGTTCTGCGACGGCGCCATCGTCCAGGACGTCAGCCTGTGGCCCGGCAACGCGCTCGATCAGAACGGCCTCAACCTCTACCCGCCATCGGCGGCGGCGGCGCGCGCCGCCGCGCAGATGCAGATCGTGTCGACGAGCAGCGGCAACGACCTGATCGATGCCGCGAACAAGGTGATGGCCGATGCCCGGGCGCTCAACCCACTGCTCAGGGCGGCGCAGGCCGGCGTCACCTTCCAGCAGCCGTTCCCCTCCACCGACCTCGGCGAGCAACTGCAGGAGATCGCGCGCATCATCAGCCTCAACGCCCAGCTCGCCGTCGGTCGCCAGGTCTTCTTCTGCAGCCTCGGCGGCTTCGACACCCACAGCGGCCAGGGCTACCAGCAGTGGGATCTGCTGCGGCAGGTGAGCCAGGCGCTGGATGCATTCCACGCCGCCACCGTGCAGCTCGGCGTCGCCGACCGGGTGACGGCCTTCACCCTCTCCGACTTCGGCCGCACCCTGCAGCCGAGCGGCTCGGGAACCGATCACGGCTGGGGCAACCATCACCTGATCGTCGGCGGCGCCGTCCGCGGCGGCCGCCTCTACGGCCGCTATCCGTTGATGACCAACTACGCGTCGTTCAACGCCTCCGCCGACGACTATGCCGACGGGCGCGGCGCCATGCTGCCGGGGGTGTCGCTGTCGCAGTACGGCGCCACCCTGGCGCGCTGGTTCGGCGCCAGCGACGCCGACCTGGATGCGATCTTCCCGACGCTGGCGAATTTCTCCAACCGCGATCTGGGATTCATGTCCTGA
- a CDS encoding zinc-binding dehydrogenase → MRAIVLARYGRPHEAFEIQERPTPEPAPGQVRIAVEAFGLNYADVSARQGTYMDAPPIPCVIGYEVVGRVDALGAGVTAPAIGQRVAALTRFGGYATAAVTDARAAVPIPDDLDAGLAVALPTQGGTAYYCAEEMVRLHPGEHVLVQAAAGGVGTLLVQLCKRRGCIVHGTAGSDEKLDYLRRLGVDHPINYRRDDFAAAVRRVRGDAGLDVIFDSLGGSAVRKGLQLLAPGGRIVCLGAAERDAGALQWLRDARFALSFGFIHPIPLLMHSKSLIGVNMLRISDHRPETLRRVLEAVIDLALKDEIRPTVGGRFHAEQIADAHELLGSRGSTGKIVVDWR, encoded by the coding sequence ATGAGAGCCATCGTACTGGCGCGCTACGGACGACCGCACGAGGCGTTCGAGATCCAGGAGCGGCCGACGCCGGAGCCGGCGCCCGGGCAGGTGCGGATCGCGGTCGAGGCGTTCGGCCTCAACTACGCCGACGTCTCGGCGCGCCAGGGCACCTACATGGACGCGCCGCCGATCCCCTGCGTCATCGGCTACGAGGTCGTCGGCCGCGTCGACGCGCTCGGCGCCGGCGTCACCGCGCCCGCCATCGGCCAGCGGGTCGCCGCGCTGACCCGCTTCGGCGGCTACGCCACCGCCGCGGTGACCGACGCGCGCGCCGCGGTGCCGATCCCCGACGATCTCGACGCCGGGCTCGCGGTCGCGCTGCCGACCCAGGGCGGCACCGCCTACTACTGCGCCGAGGAGATGGTCCGCCTCCACCCCGGCGAGCACGTGCTCGTCCAGGCCGCCGCCGGCGGCGTCGGCACGCTGCTCGTCCAGTTGTGCAAGCGCCGCGGCTGCATCGTCCATGGCACCGCCGGCTCGGACGAGAAGCTCGACTACCTGCGCCGGCTCGGCGTCGACCACCCGATCAACTACCGGCGCGACGACTTCGCCGCCGCGGTGCGGCGGGTGCGCGGCGACGCCGGACTCGACGTGATCTTCGATTCGCTCGGCGGCTCGGCGGTGCGCAAGGGGCTGCAGCTCCTCGCCCCCGGCGGCCGCATCGTCTGCCTCGGCGCCGCCGAACGCGACGCCGGCGCGCTGCAGTGGCTGCGCGACGCCCGCTTCGCCCTCTCCTTCGGCTTCATCCATCCGATTCCGCTGCTCATGCACAGCAAGTCGCTGATCGGCGTCAACATGCTGCGCATCTCCGACCACCGGCCGGAGACGCTGCGCCGCGTGCTCGAGGCGGTGATCGACCTGGCGTTGAAGGACGAGATCCGGCCCACCGTCGGCGGTCGCTTCCACGCCGAGCAGATCGCCGACGCGCACGAGCTGCTCGGCAGCCGCGGCTCGACCGGCAAGATCGTCGTCGACTGGCGGTGA
- the tsaA gene encoding tRNA (N6-threonylcarbamoyladenosine(37)-N6)-methyltransferase TrmO, with the protein MTVIGRARTPWRRREDAPHQPSAAPNAIGAIEIAAPYRAALADLDSFARVWLLFVFDRSTGWAATVRPPRGGPRRGVFATRAPNRPSPIGLTCVALGGVDVAAGVVHVRGIDLLDGTPIVDIKPYLPQVDAWPDAGHGWLEPYLRAGVEPRLKKPHRPPRP; encoded by the coding sequence CTGACCGTCATCGGGCGCGCGCGCACGCCGTGGCGGCGGCGCGAGGACGCGCCGCACCAGCCGAGCGCGGCGCCGAACGCGATCGGCGCGATCGAGATCGCGGCCCCCTACCGCGCCGCGCTGGCCGATCTCGACTCCTTCGCCCGCGTCTGGCTCCTGTTCGTCTTCGACCGCAGCACGGGCTGGGCGGCCACCGTCAGGCCGCCGCGCGGCGGACCCCGACGCGGCGTGTTCGCCACCCGGGCACCGAACCGCCCGTCGCCGATCGGGCTCACCTGCGTCGCCCTCGGCGGCGTCGACGTCGCCGCCGGCGTGGTCCACGTGCGCGGCATCGACCTCCTCGACGGCACGCCGATCGTCGACATCAAGCCGTACCTCCCGCAGGTCGACGCCTGGCCCGACGCCGGTCACGGCTGGCTCGAGCCCTACCTGCGGGCCGGCGTCGAACCGCGCCTGAAGAAGCCCCACCGCCCGCCCCGGCCTTGA
- a CDS encoding HAD family hydrolase, with protein MELDGILFDYGGTLDGPASHWLDRFVGLYEEAGTPQPLERLKPAFYAADEAAYADPAVAAMSLAELMDFHIGVQHARLGLDDPGLRRRLAAAFLARSQAALADSRAVLERLARRYRLGVVSNFYGNVERILADAGFAPLLTVVADSNRVGAMKPERRIFDHALAALASDPARTLHVGDSHERDVRAAKALGLRTAWLVPASRPLAADPHADLVIHSLASLEALLKTDDPPRRHGAAERVG; from the coding sequence GTGGAGCTGGACGGCATTCTCTTCGACTACGGCGGCACGCTCGACGGCCCCGCCAGCCACTGGCTCGATCGTTTCGTGGGCCTGTACGAGGAGGCGGGAACGCCGCAACCACTCGAACGGCTGAAGCCGGCGTTCTACGCCGCCGACGAGGCCGCCTACGCCGATCCGGCGGTGGCGGCGATGTCGCTGGCGGAGCTGATGGACTTCCACATCGGCGTCCAGCACGCGCGCCTGGGGCTCGACGACCCGGGGCTGCGGCGCCGGCTCGCGGCGGCCTTCCTCGCCCGCTCCCAGGCGGCGCTGGCCGACAGCCGGGCCGTCCTCGAACGGCTGGCGCGCCGCTATCGGCTCGGCGTCGTCTCCAACTTCTACGGCAACGTCGAACGCATCCTCGCCGACGCCGGCTTCGCGCCGCTGCTCACCGTCGTCGCCGATTCCAATCGCGTCGGCGCGATGAAACCCGAGCGCCGCATCTTCGACCACGCCCTCGCCGCCCTCGCCAGCGATCCCGCCCGCACCCTGCACGTCGGCGACTCGCACGAACGCGACGTCCGCGCCGCGAAGGCCCTCGGGCTGCGCACCGCTTGGCTGGTGCCCGCCTCCCGACCGCTCGCCGCCGACCCGCACGCCGACCTCGTCATTCACTCTCTCGCCAGCCTCGAAGCGCTCTTGAAGACGGACGATCCCCCACGGCGGCACGGCGCCGCGGAGCGCGTCGGTTGA
- a CDS encoding NTP transferase domain-containing protein: MKAGLIAAGLGERLAAAGIDTPKPLVQVAGRALVDRVLDAIAAAGIAEAACIFNAEPASDAVEAHCRARADGPRLTIVRRTTPSSMESLFTLAPLLADERFLLLTVDAVFAPAVLRAFLDAAAAHADADAVLAVTDFVDDEKPLHAALAPDGRLTALGAAARDSRWITAGFYVFHPRIFAEIAAARGAGFTALRQFLGHLLARGYRLRGAPMGKTLDVDRPQDIAAAAAFVRNGFAS, translated from the coding sequence ATGAAAGCCGGACTCATCGCCGCCGGGCTCGGCGAGCGCCTCGCCGCCGCCGGCATCGACACGCCGAAGCCGCTGGTCCAAGTCGCCGGTAGGGCGCTGGTCGACCGCGTGCTGGACGCCATCGCCGCCGCCGGCATCGCCGAGGCGGCGTGCATCTTCAACGCCGAGCCGGCGAGCGACGCGGTCGAGGCGCACTGCCGGGCGCGCGCCGACGGGCCGCGGCTGACCATCGTGCGGCGGACGACCCCGAGCTCGATGGAGAGCCTGTTCACCCTGGCGCCCCTGCTCGCGGACGAGCGGTTCCTCCTCCTCACCGTCGACGCCGTGTTCGCGCCGGCGGTGCTGCGCGCCTTTCTCGACGCCGCCGCGGCGCACGCCGACGCCGACGCGGTGCTCGCCGTCACCGATTTCGTCGACGACGAGAAGCCCCTGCATGCGGCGCTGGCGCCCGACGGCCGCCTCACCGCGCTCGGCGCCGCGGCGCGCGACAGCCGCTGGATCACCGCCGGCTTCTACGTCTTCCACCCGCGCATCTTCGCCGAGATCGCGGCGGCGCGCGGCGCCGGCTTCACCGCGCTGCGCCAGTTCCTCGGCCACCTTCTGGCGCGCGGCTATCGCCTCCGCGGGGCGCCGATGGGCAAGACGCTCGACGTCGATCGACCGCAGGACATCGCCGCCGCCGCCGCCTTCGTGCGCAACGGGTTCGCCTCGTGA
- a CDS encoding aspartate aminotransferase family protein has translation MKTAHRAEERAAAVPGPSSRAAYAAEQAYIAPGLQRIAQLSELTIERGHGSTLVDADGNEFLDFFAGVAVASLGHSHPRFVRAMQAQLEKSVVGSFTTAPRLALLQRLAELAPGALSRTQLYSGGAEAVEAAIRLAKSYTKKFEVVGFWGGFHGKTGGVMGLIGDSWKQHWGPLMGGTHLVPYADCYRCPLKTSYPGCGLACVELAREQLKVTTAGAIAAIIVEPMQGTAGNIVPPPEFLPAVRELAREHDALLIADEMITGFGRTGRMFGVEHTGVEPDVMTIGKGFGCGFPVTGLISTDAITSSLPFAKPSSSSSSYGGNPLGATAALATVETIVDERLVDNAATVGAVLLDGLRALQEKYELIGDVRGSGLLIGMDLVTDRVSKEPLPSRVTEAIFLGALRRGLLLMGYFSRVRINPPLVLTESEARDGVAILDEVFAEIAPGGRYRA, from the coding sequence GTGAAGACCGCACATCGTGCGGAGGAGCGTGCCGCCGCGGTCCCCGGACCGTCGTCGCGCGCCGCCTACGCCGCTGAACAAGCCTACATCGCCCCGGGTCTGCAGCGCATCGCGCAGCTCTCCGAGCTGACCATCGAACGCGGCCACGGCTCGACGCTGGTGGACGCCGACGGCAACGAATTCCTCGATTTCTTCGCCGGCGTCGCCGTGGCCAGCCTCGGCCACTCGCATCCGCGCTTCGTGCGCGCCATGCAGGCGCAGCTCGAGAAGAGCGTCGTCGGCAGTTTCACCACCGCCCCGCGCCTCGCGCTGCTGCAGCGCCTCGCCGAGCTCGCGCCGGGCGCGCTGTCGCGCACGCAGCTCTACAGCGGCGGCGCCGAAGCGGTGGAGGCGGCGATCCGCCTCGCCAAGTCGTACACCAAGAAGTTCGAGGTGGTGGGCTTCTGGGGCGGCTTCCACGGCAAGACCGGCGGCGTCATGGGCCTGATCGGCGACAGTTGGAAGCAGCACTGGGGCCCGCTGATGGGCGGCACCCATCTGGTGCCGTACGCCGACTGCTACCGCTGTCCGCTGAAGACCAGCTATCCCGGCTGCGGCCTCGCCTGCGTCGAGCTGGCACGCGAGCAGTTGAAGGTGACGACCGCCGGCGCCATCGCGGCGATCATCGTCGAGCCGATGCAGGGCACCGCCGGCAACATCGTCCCGCCGCCCGAGTTCCTGCCCGCGGTGCGCGAGCTGGCGCGCGAGCACGATGCGCTGCTCATCGCCGACGAGATGATCACCGGCTTCGGCCGCACCGGCCGGATGTTCGGCGTCGAGCACACCGGCGTCGAGCCCGACGTGATGACGATCGGCAAGGGCTTCGGCTGCGGCTTCCCGGTGACCGGCCTGATCTCGACCGACGCGATCACCAGCTCGCTGCCCTTCGCCAAGCCGAGCTCGTCCTCCTCGAGCTACGGCGGCAATCCGCTCGGCGCCACCGCGGCGCTGGCGACCGTGGAGACGATCGTCGACGAACGGTTGGTGGACAACGCCGCCACCGTCGGCGCGGTGCTGCTCGACGGCCTGCGCGCCCTGCAGGAGAAGTACGAGCTCATCGGCGACGTCCGCGGCAGCGGGCTGTTGATCGGCATGGACCTGGTCACCGACCGCGTCAGCAAGGAGCCGCTGCCGAGCCGGGTCACCGAGGCGATCTTCCTCGGCGCGCTGCGCCGCGGCCTGCTGCTGATGGGCTACTTCTCGCGCGTCCGCATCAATCCGCCGCTCGTGCTGACCGAGAGCGAAGCGCGCGACGGCGTCGCGATCCTCGATGAGGTCTTCGCCGAGATCGCGCCCGGTGGCCGCTATCGCGCATGA
- a CDS encoding Gfo/Idh/MocA family oxidoreductase, translating into MVAPANGRPRRVAMLGFGHVAEHGHLPAWLARDDFRIVAVAEPDPDRRALAARHLPAAALHADAAALLAAEAVDAVDIAAPPALHAALAIAAAGAGCHILCEKPLATTLADFHAMRDAAARAGVALCTVHNWKHSAQFAALHRLLAEGAVGRPRHIRLETIRAGQAVSVGGEWRGDRRLAGGGILVDHGWHAFYLLLGLAGERPRQVQATIERRRDRGAAVEDTATCRIEFPSLTGEIFLTWAGDARRTCWQVGGSQGTVTLADDRGAIERGGDRRELAFAGSLSEGSHHPDWFGAVIDDFAAEIDDPARRGRNLAEAECCVLLTALAYDSGAQGGRPLPVPASVPAAARAAEMA; encoded by the coding sequence ATGGTTGCTCCTGCGAACGGACGCCCGCGGCGCGTCGCGATGCTCGGCTTCGGCCACGTCGCCGAGCACGGGCACCTGCCGGCCTGGCTGGCGCGCGACGACTTCCGCATCGTCGCCGTCGCCGAGCCCGACCCGGACCGACGCGCGCTGGCGGCGCGCCATCTGCCCGCGGCCGCGCTGCACGCCGACGCCGCCGCGTTGCTCGCCGCCGAGGCCGTCGACGCCGTCGACATCGCCGCGCCGCCGGCGCTGCACGCGGCGCTGGCGATCGCCGCCGCCGGCGCCGGCTGCCACATCCTGTGCGAGAAGCCGCTGGCGACGACGCTGGCGGACTTCCACGCCATGCGCGACGCCGCGGCGCGCGCCGGCGTGGCGCTGTGCACGGTCCACAACTGGAAGCACTCGGCGCAGTTCGCCGCGCTGCATCGGTTGCTGGCCGAGGGCGCGGTCGGCCGGCCGCGGCACATCCGCCTCGAAACCATCCGCGCCGGCCAGGCGGTGAGCGTCGGCGGCGAGTGGCGCGGCGATCGCCGCCTCGCCGGCGGCGGCATCCTCGTCGACCACGGCTGGCACGCGTTCTACCTGCTGCTCGGGTTGGCCGGCGAACGACCGCGCCAGGTGCAGGCGACGATCGAGCGGCGGCGCGACCGCGGCGCCGCGGTCGAGGACACGGCGACCTGTCGCATCGAGTTTCCGTCGCTGACCGGCGAGATCTTCCTCACCTGGGCCGGCGATGCGCGGCGCACGTGCTGGCAGGTCGGCGGCTCGCAGGGGACGGTGACGCTCGCCGACGACCGCGGCGCGATCGAGCGCGGCGGCGACCGCCGCGAGCTGGCGTTCGCCGGCTCGCTGTCGGAGGGCTCGCACCATCCCGACTGGTTCGGCGCCGTCATCGACGACTTCGCCGCCGAGATCGACGATCCGGCGCGGCGCGGCCGCAACCTCGCGGAGGCCGAGTGCTGCGTGCTGCTCACCGCCCTCGCCTACGACTCCGGCGCCCAGGGCGGACGCCCGCTGCCGGTGCCGGCGAGCGTCCCGGCGGCGGCGCGGGCCGCGGAGATGGCATGA
- a CDS encoding CDP-alcohol phosphatidyltransferase family protein, translated as MSADAAGCTAVILPPTALSFHPVAGLPIVQRLALSALRGGFDAVVALAPRDEAALRALFARDARTAAIPIVSDPRSPAIATERVALLPSNWVVTAETLSRIRQAPLNGTPLRFGPGDGGIVVGPRALLTAAPPAAVPAPPLDGALCVPVASPRDAEAAERALLATLGSPADGPIARLDRAVSTRISRHLVRTPLRPNHITTIGTLVGLTGAWCLAQSGYGWALAGALLFWLAVIIDGCDGEVARLKFLESRFGYLYDVTTDNIVHAAIFAGMGIGLYRADPTQPFLLLGALLVGGLVAATAATMTLLVPEPPADQAPPRTARGRWRRRLLRGFEALMNRDFAYLLLALALIGKLHWFLWGAAFGTYVYAGALVLVYRWRDAD; from the coding sequence ATGAGCGCCGACGCCGCCGGCTGCACCGCGGTGATCCTGCCGCCGACCGCGCTCAGCTTCCACCCGGTGGCCGGCCTGCCGATCGTGCAGCGACTGGCGCTGAGCGCGCTGCGCGGGGGCTTCGACGCCGTGGTGGCGCTGGCGCCGCGCGACGAGGCGGCGCTGCGGGCGCTGTTCGCGCGCGACGCGCGCACGGCGGCGATCCCCATCGTCAGCGACCCGCGGTCGCCGGCGATCGCCACCGAGCGCGTCGCCCTGCTCCCCTCCAACTGGGTGGTCACCGCCGAGACGCTGAGCCGCATCCGCCAGGCGCCGCTCAACGGCACGCCGCTGCGCTTCGGCCCCGGCGACGGCGGCATCGTCGTCGGCCCGCGCGCGCTGCTGACCGCGGCGCCGCCGGCGGCCGTTCCGGCGCCGCCGTTGGACGGCGCGCTGTGCGTGCCGGTCGCGTCGCCGCGCGACGCCGAGGCGGCGGAGCGGGCGCTGCTGGCGACGCTCGGCTCGCCGGCCGACGGACCGATCGCCCGCCTCGACCGCGCCGTGTCGACGCGGATCAGCCGCCACCTGGTGCGCACGCCGCTGCGCCCCAACCACATCACCACCATCGGCACCCTGGTCGGGCTCACCGGCGCCTGGTGCCTGGCGCAGAGCGGCTACGGCTGGGCGCTGGCGGGGGCGCTGCTGTTCTGGCTCGCCGTCATCATCGACGGCTGCGACGGCGAGGTGGCGCGCCTCAAGTTCCTGGAATCGCGCTTCGGCTATCTCTACGACGTCACCACCGACAACATCGTCCACGCCGCCATCTTCGCCGGCATGGGCATCGGCCTCTACCGCGCCGATCCGACGCAGCCGTTCCTGCTCCTCGGCGCGCTCCTGGTCGGCGGGCTCGTCGCCGCCACCGCCGCCACCATGACGCTGCTGGTGCCCGAGCCGCCGGCCGACCAGGCGCCGCCGCGCACCGCGCGCGGCCGCTGGCGGCGCCGCCTCCTGCGCGGCTTCGAGGCGCTCATGAACCGCGACTTCGCCTACCTGCTCCTGGCGCTGGCGCTGATCGGGAAGCTGCACTGGTTCCTCTGGGGTGCCGCGTTCGGCACCTATGTCTATGCCGGCGCGCTGGTGCTCGTGTATCGCTGGCGCGATGCGGACTGA